From the genome of Psychrilyobacter atlanticus DSM 19335, one region includes:
- the hisS gene encoding histidine--tRNA ligase, whose amino-acid sequence MKLIKAMRGTRDIYDVEALKFNFIEDTAKELLENYGFGRMITPTFESTDLFKRGIGEGTDIVDKEMYTFSDRGDRSITLRPEGTAPVVRSYLENKTYGKEDLTKYYYINNMFRYERPQAGRYREFYQVGVEILGNASPMADAEVISMGYRLMEKLGIEDLKVNINSVGGNETRAKYRDILVNYLTPKKDGLCADCQTRYEANPLRVLDCKNKGCQELTIDAPMLPDNLNAEEKTHYDTVKEYLDMFGVEYIENPRLVRGLDYYSSTVFEIITEKLGSQGTVLGGGRYDNLIKQLGDKEVPAVGFGSGLDRLMMLLGEDKIINTPDVYVSWMGEENIDYAFLVANKLRDNGVKVYIEYAPKSANAHRKKAFKLGAKRELIIDVDSKANKTLGLKELSSRDVEVVKFEELLEKVNNKNNEVKKDFINL is encoded by the coding sequence ATGAAATTGATAAAAGCAATGAGAGGAACTAGAGATATCTATGATGTAGAAGCTCTAAAATTTAACTTTATAGAAGATACAGCAAAAGAGTTATTGGAAAATTACGGTTTTGGTAGAATGATAACTCCTACATTTGAATCTACAGACTTATTCAAAAGAGGAATAGGAGAGGGAACAGATATCGTAGACAAGGAGATGTACACATTTTCTGACCGTGGAGATAGAAGTATCACTCTAAGACCGGAAGGAACAGCTCCAGTAGTAAGATCGTATTTAGAAAATAAGACCTATGGAAAGGAAGATCTGACTAAATATTATTATATCAATAATATGTTCAGATATGAGAGACCACAGGCAGGAAGATATAGAGAGTTTTATCAAGTAGGTGTAGAAATCTTAGGAAATGCATCACCAATGGCAGATGCTGAAGTGATATCTATGGGATATAGACTGATGGAAAAATTAGGGATAGAAGATCTAAAAGTTAACATAAACTCTGTAGGAGGAAATGAAACAAGAGCAAAATATAGAGATATTTTAGTAAATTATCTTACTCCTAAAAAAGACGGACTATGTGCTGACTGTCAGACTAGATATGAAGCTAACCCTCTTAGAGTTTTAGACTGTAAAAATAAAGGGTGTCAAGAACTAACAATAGACGCTCCAATGTTACCTGATAACTTGAACGCTGAAGAGAAGACGCATTATGACACTGTAAAAGAATACTTAGACATGTTTGGTGTAGAATATATAGAGAACCCAAGATTAGTTAGAGGATTAGATTACTACTCAAGTACAGTATTTGAAATTATAACTGAAAAATTAGGATCTCAAGGAACTGTCCTAGGTGGCGGAAGATATGATAACTTAATCAAGCAATTAGGAGATAAGGAAGTTCCAGCAGTAGGATTTGGATCGGGCCTAGATAGATTGATGATGTTGTTAGGAGAAGATAAGATCATAAATACTCCTGATGTATATGTAAGCTGGATGGGAGAAGAAAATATAGATTATGCTTTCTTAGTAGCTAATAAATTAAGAGATAATGGAGTAAAAGTTTATATTGAATATGCACCAAAATCTGCCAATGCTCATAGAAAAAAAGCATTTAAATTAGGAGCTAAAAGGGAACTAATTATAGATGTTGATTCAAAAGCTAATAAAACATTAGGATTGAAAGAATTAAGTAGCAGAGATGTAGAAGTAGTAAAGTTTGAAGAGTTGTTAGAAAAAGTGAATAACAAAAATAATGAAGTAAAGAAAGACTTTATTAATCTATAG
- the truB gene encoding tRNA pseudouridine(55) synthase TruB — protein MNGLINVDKPKGYTSFDVIRKLKRILNMKKIGHTGTLDPLATGVLVICLGRATKLANVIEAKEKTYIADFILGSKTDTYDTEGEVIDRSDVKVTSEDVKNILSKFRGEIKQVPPMYSALKVNGKRLYELAREGVVIERKSRDVVISKLELMEFDEETQTGKLYCEVSKGTYIRSLIFDMGEELQTYAHMNGLRRTQVGEYLVEDGFTIEQMEEMGENEDFSFVTSVEDSFNFEKVELKDEKQIKLFLNGNTVVCQKPNDRYRIYVDKEFVGLGEVIDNRLKGWKVF, from the coding sequence TTGAATGGATTAATTAATGTAGATAAACCCAAAGGATATACTTCCTTTGATGTGATTAGAAAACTAAAAAGAATATTAAATATGAAAAAAATAGGACATACTGGGACTTTAGATCCACTGGCAACAGGGGTACTTGTAATTTGTCTTGGAAGGGCTACTAAACTGGCTAATGTAATAGAAGCTAAGGAAAAGACCTATATAGCTGACTTTATTTTAGGGTCAAAAACAGATACCTATGATACTGAAGGGGAAGTTATAGATAGAAGTGATGTTAAAGTAACAAGTGAAGATGTAAAGAATATATTATCTAAATTTAGAGGAGAGATAAAACAAGTTCCTCCTATGTATTCGGCACTTAAAGTAAATGGAAAAAGACTCTATGAACTAGCTCGTGAAGGGGTAGTGATTGAAAGAAAAAGCAGAGATGTGGTAATATCAAAGTTAGAGTTGATGGAATTTGATGAGGAAACACAGACAGGGAAACTTTACTGTGAAGTATCTAAGGGAACTTATATCAGATCATTAATATTTGATATGGGAGAAGAACTTCAAACCTATGCACATATGAATGGACTGAGAAGAACTCAAGTGGGAGAATACCTGGTAGAAGATGGATTTACCATTGAGCAGATGGAAGAGATGGGAGAAAATGAAGACTTTTCTTTTGTAACCAGTGTAGAGGACAGTTTTAATTTTGAAAAAGTAGAGTTAAAAGATGAAAAACAAATAAAATTATTTTTAAATGGAAATACAGTAGTATGCCAAAAACCAAATGACAGATATAGAATTTATGTAGATAAAGAATTTGTTGGTTTAGGAGAAGTTATTGATAATAGATTAAAAGGCTGGAAAGTATTTTAG
- a CDS encoding nitroreductase family protein: MNDILKIIKDRRTTRSYKKEMITEEELNKIIESGMWAPSGHNRQPWHFTIVENKEIMKKINFETKEVCKNIEDPLYFGWANNDKYDAFYDAPVLILLSYSDNGFSPIDDLGAVSQNMGLAAESIGIGSCWIGFINKLFESSGEKHEEYAKLLKIPNGYTLHHGIVLGYPAKEKLKSQPRKGSYNRIK, from the coding sequence ATGAATGATATTTTAAAAATAATTAAAGACAGAAGAACCACCAGATCCTATAAAAAAGAGATGATCACAGAGGAGGAGTTAAATAAAATAATTGAATCTGGTATGTGGGCTCCTAGTGGACACAATAGACAACCTTGGCATTTTACGATAGTAGAAAATAAAGAGATAATGAAAAAGATAAACTTTGAAACAAAGGAAGTCTGTAAAAATATAGAAGATCCGCTTTATTTTGGCTGGGCCAATAACGATAAATATGATGCGTTTTATGATGCTCCAGTTTTAATATTACTTTCCTATAGTGATAATGGATTTTCACCAATTGATGATCTAGGAGCTGTAAGTCAAAATATGGGATTAGCAGCAGAAAGTATCGGTATCGGGAGCTGCTGGATTGGATTTATCAATAAACTATTTGAGAGTAGTGGTGAAAAACATGAAGAGTACGCAAAATTGCTGAAGATACCGAATGGTTATACTCTGCATCATGGGATAGTGCTTGGGTATCCAGCTAAGGAAAAATTGAAATCACAACCAAGAAAGGGCAGCTATAATAGGATAAAATAA
- a CDS encoding spherulation-specific family 4 protein, translated as MRNLFIIAFIFGIVIMFWLRPKKYSYIIPAYIPLGEKFDIGFDGIAEFSKKNKVITIVNPNNGPISREENEYYFEKLEEKIKRIQDNGGKVIGYVSTGYGERGQREVRKDIDLWRDKWNIDGIFLDEGMGSCSGNCERLIKKYQDYYEYIEDQIIVTNAGYIDEDYEKFLKDGVIMIIFENTYEKFISPTNYLNNMNLSKGKKGILLHTAPKDIDGKEIKKLYKKYDLNYIYLTSENWDTISLKLLKDL; from the coding sequence ATGAGAAATTTATTTATAATTGCCTTTATATTTGGTATAGTAATAATGTTTTGGCTGAGACCTAAAAAGTATAGCTATATAATTCCTGCATATATACCGTTAGGAGAGAAATTTGATATTGGTTTTGATGGGATAGCTGAATTTTCAAAGAAAAACAAGGTGATAACAATAGTTAACCCAAATAATGGGCCTATAAGCAGGGAGGAGAATGAATATTATTTTGAAAAGTTAGAGGAGAAAATAAAACGGATACAAGATAATGGTGGGAAAGTGATTGGGTATGTGTCTACGGGTTATGGAGAAAGGGGACAAAGGGAAGTAAGGAAAGATATAGACCTTTGGAGGGATAAATGGAATATAGACGGGATATTTTTAGATGAAGGGATGGGGAGCTGCAGTGGCAACTGTGAAAGGCTGATAAAAAAATATCAGGATTACTATGAGTATATAGAAGACCAAATTATCGTGACCAATGCAGGATATATAGATGAAGATTATGAAAAATTCTTAAAAGACGGGGTGATTATGATAATTTTTGAGAATACCTATGAAAAATTTATATCTCCTACTAACTACCTTAATAATATGAATCTAAGTAAGGGGAAAAAAGGAATCTTACTCCATACAGCTCCTAAAGATATAGATGGAAAAGAAATAAAAAAATTATATAAAAAATATGATTTGAATTATATATACTTAACTTCTGAAAATTGGGATACCATATCATTGAAACTTTTGAAGGACTTATAG
- a CDS encoding TldD/PmbA family protein, producing the protein MNYTNLFNIAKEKKIEELEVYFSRSGSTSIKLFDSAVEEYKVSDVSGISLKGKYNGKAGSVYTEEISEEKAVKLLDQLILNASVIETNEEFSLFEGSEEYPEVRTFNGDIKNIETAAKIELLKKIDEKVRSYKNIDTIQALVFVESETETVIVNSKNLNLDKKDNSILVYCYAATKKGDEVTTGGDFILTNDINSIDVEKFAEKVALNATNKLGAEKADSGKYKTILSNEVAADLLEVMSSSFSAENVQKGLSMLEGKVESNIFSKNITIVDKPLVDFGPNSTAFDDEGVASSNKIVVEDGVLKTFLHNRKTAEKDGVESTGNGFKGGFKGLVAVKPTNFSIENGELSLEELTAKVEDGIYIDDLSGIHAGLNPVTGDFSLQAGGFLIKGGKLDRPVNLITVAGNFFELLKDVNDLGDDFKYGGSGVGSPSLFINELSISGK; encoded by the coding sequence ATGAATTACACTAATTTATTTAATATAGCTAAGGAAAAAAAAATAGAGGAGTTGGAAGTTTATTTTTCTAGAAGCGGTTCTACTTCAATTAAATTATTTGATTCCGCAGTAGAAGAATATAAAGTTTCGGATGTTTCAGGAATTTCATTAAAGGGAAAATATAATGGGAAAGCAGGTTCTGTGTATACTGAAGAGATATCGGAAGAAAAAGCAGTAAAGTTATTAGATCAATTAATATTAAATGCTTCGGTTATAGAAACAAATGAGGAGTTTTCTCTCTTTGAAGGAAGTGAAGAATACCCAGAAGTAAGAACATTTAATGGAGATATAAAAAACATAGAAACTGCCGCTAAGATTGAATTGTTAAAAAAAATAGATGAAAAAGTAAGGAGTTATAAAAATATAGATACTATTCAGGCGTTGGTTTTCGTTGAGAGTGAAACAGAAACTGTGATAGTTAACTCTAAGAATTTAAATTTAGATAAAAAAGATAATTCTATTTTGGTCTATTGTTATGCTGCTACTAAAAAAGGTGATGAAGTCACAACAGGTGGAGATTTCATCTTAACAAATGATATTAACAGTATTGACGTAGAAAAATTTGCTGAAAAGGTAGCTTTAAATGCAACAAATAAATTAGGTGCAGAGAAAGCTGATTCTGGCAAGTATAAAACTATCCTTTCGAATGAAGTTGCGGCTGATCTATTGGAGGTAATGAGTTCTAGTTTTTCAGCTGAAAATGTCCAAAAAGGATTGTCTATGTTAGAGGGAAAGGTGGAAAGCAATATTTTTTCTAAAAACATTACTATAGTTGATAAACCGCTAGTGGATTTTGGTCCTAATTCAACGGCATTTGATGACGAGGGAGTAGCTTCATCCAATAAAATTGTCGTAGAAGATGGGGTATTAAAGACGTTCCTACACAATAGAAAAACAGCTGAAAAAGATGGTGTAGAGAGTACAGGGAATGGATTTAAAGGAGGGTTTAAAGGATTGGTGGCAGTTAAACCAACTAATTTTTCAATTGAAAACGGAGAACTATCCTTGGAGGAGTTGACTGCCAAGGTAGAAGATGGGATCTATATAGATGATCTATCGGGAATTCATGCAGGATTAAACCCGGTTACCGGGGACTTTTCCTTACAGGCAGGTGGATTTTTAATTAAAGGTGGGAAGTTAGACCGACCTGTTAATCTAATAACCGTTGCAGGAAACTTCTTTGAGTTGTTAAAGGATGTAAATGACCTTGGGGATGATTTTAAGTATGGAGGCTCTGGAGTAGGTTCACCATCACTATTTATAAATGAATTGAGTATATCGGGGAAATAA
- a CDS encoding TldD/PmbA family protein, producing MLNREVVAKIFKTALVSGDFAEIFFEEKDTFSLNLSSQKIEKVLSGNDFGVGIRILDGSNVVYGYTNNLNDENLLLITKKLADSLEKKEDLVEGRIGEATTEINQHEIKRMPDTVPVEEKVALLKKIDKAAREYDEKITQVEVSYFDTVQNIKIINSEGLNTSDTRVHTRISTSCIAKDGENVQTGSSAPGGQKGFEFYSEDVDVVEVAKEAARQAITLLSADDAPSREMIVIMENGFGGVIFHEACGHGLEATSVAKKLSVFTDKIGEKVASSCVTAIDNGTIANGWGSMNIDDEGNRGQKNILIKDGILQGYMIDRLGARRMEGESSGSGRRQSYKFAPTSRMTNTFIAPGTSTLEDMLKGVEFGLYAKSMGGGSVDTTTGDFNFSVREGYLIENGKITTPVKGATLIGSGPKILHKIDMVGDNLSCAQGMCGSVSGTIPADVGQPRIRVSSITVGGKK from the coding sequence ATGTTAAACAGAGAGGTTGTTGCAAAAATATTTAAAACGGCTTTGGTCAGTGGTGACTTTGCAGAGATATTTTTTGAAGAGAAAGACACATTTTCACTTAATCTATCATCACAAAAGATAGAAAAAGTTCTATCTGGAAATGATTTTGGAGTTGGAATTAGGATTTTAGACGGATCAAATGTAGTCTATGGGTATACAAATAATTTAAATGATGAGAACTTACTTTTGATCACAAAAAAATTAGCTGATTCATTGGAGAAAAAAGAGGATTTGGTAGAAGGGAGAATAGGTGAAGCTACAACTGAAATAAATCAGCATGAGATCAAAAGGATGCCGGATACAGTACCTGTAGAAGAAAAGGTTGCATTGTTGAAAAAAATAGATAAGGCAGCCAGAGAATATGATGAAAAAATCACACAGGTAGAAGTATCGTACTTTGATACTGTACAAAATATTAAAATAATCAATTCAGAAGGGTTAAATACAAGTGATACCAGAGTTCATACTAGAATAAGTACAAGCTGTATTGCAAAGGATGGAGAAAATGTACAAACTGGTTCATCTGCTCCAGGAGGACAGAAAGGATTTGAATTTTATAGTGAGGATGTGGATGTAGTAGAAGTTGCAAAGGAAGCAGCCAGGCAGGCTATAACACTTTTATCCGCTGATGATGCTCCCAGCAGAGAGATGATAGTTATTATGGAAAATGGATTTGGTGGAGTAATATTCCATGAGGCTTGTGGACATGGACTAGAAGCTACATCTGTAGCTAAAAAATTGTCTGTATTTACAGATAAGATTGGGGAGAAGGTAGCCAGCAGCTGTGTGACTGCCATCGATAATGGGACTATCGCCAATGGATGGGGATCTATGAATATCGACGATGAAGGTAATAGGGGTCAAAAAAATATCCTGATAAAAGATGGAATACTCCAGGGGTATATGATAGATAGATTAGGAGCTAGAAGGATGGAAGGAGAGTCATCTGGTTCTGGAAGAAGACAATCGTATAAATTCGCTCCTACTTCTAGGATGACAAATACATTTATTGCACCTGGAACTTCTACTTTAGAGGATATGTTAAAAGGCGTAGAGTTCGGATTATATGCAAAATCAATGGGTGGAGGAAGTGTAGACACTACAACTGGAGATTTTAATTTCTCAGTAAGGGAAGGTTATTTGATAGAAAATGGAAAGATTACAACTCCTGTAAAGGGTGCTACATTAATTGGAAGCGGTCCTAAAATTTTACATAAGATCGATATGGTAGGAGATAACCTGTCTTGTGCTCAAGGGATGTGCGGATCAGTAAGTGGAACTATCCCAGCTGATGTAGGTCAGCCTAGAATAAGAGTTTCATCTATCACAGTAGGAGGGAAAAAATAA
- the megL gene encoding methionine gamma-lyase, which produces MNEIQKKGFGTKAIHGGAEKNPFGTLTTPIYQSSTFVFDSAEQGGRRFAMEEPGYIYSRLGNPTSSVVEKKLALLEGAEGALATSSGMGAISSTMWTLLKSGDHLLADKTLYGCTYAYFSHGLTKFGIDVEFVDTSDLEAVKKAMRSNTKIVYLETPANPNLKIVDIKAVCEIAHKNEGTRVVVDNTFATPYLQRPLEFGADLVVHSATKYLNGHGDVVAGFVAGDLETVTQIRLIGVKDMTGSVLSPQDAFLMIRGMKTLELRMGRHCSNAYKVAKFLDANSMVEKVYYPGLVSHEGHEIAKEQMDGYGGIIAFDVKGGLEAGKKLLNSLELCTLAVSLGDTETLIQHPASMTHSPYTVEERAAAGITEGLVRMSVGLEDADDIIADLEQGLAKL; this is translated from the coding sequence ATGAACGAGATTCAAAAAAAAGGGTTTGGAACAAAAGCGATACATGGAGGAGCAGAAAAAAATCCATTTGGGACATTAACTACACCAATATACCAAAGTTCTACATTTGTATTTGACAGTGCAGAGCAGGGTGGAAGAAGATTTGCTATGGAGGAGCCAGGATATATCTATTCAAGATTAGGTAATCCGACATCAAGTGTTGTAGAGAAAAAGTTAGCTTTATTAGAAGGAGCAGAAGGAGCATTGGCTACGAGTTCTGGAATGGGAGCTATATCTTCAACTATGTGGACATTATTGAAATCTGGGGATCATCTATTGGCAGATAAAACTTTATATGGGTGTACTTATGCTTATTTCAGTCATGGATTAACTAAATTTGGAATCGATGTAGAATTTGTAGATACCTCTGATTTGGAAGCGGTAAAAAAAGCTATGAGATCGAATACGAAGATAGTTTATTTAGAAACACCGGCAAATCCAAATTTAAAAATTGTAGACATTAAGGCAGTTTGTGAAATAGCACATAAAAATGAAGGGACTAGAGTAGTTGTAGACAATACATTTGCAACACCATATCTTCAAAGACCACTGGAGTTTGGAGCCGATCTGGTAGTTCATTCAGCAACTAAATATTTAAATGGTCATGGAGATGTAGTGGCAGGATTTGTAGCAGGAGATTTAGAGACAGTAACCCAGATAAGACTAATAGGTGTAAAGGATATGACTGGTTCAGTTCTGAGTCCGCAAGATGCTTTTCTTATGATTAGAGGGATGAAAACTTTGGAGCTTAGGATGGGAAGACACTGCAGTAATGCATATAAGGTAGCAAAATTCCTGGATGCTAATTCTATGGTGGAGAAAGTATATTATCCGGGCCTTGTATCTCATGAGGGACACGAAATAGCAAAGGAACAGATGGATGGATATGGTGGAATAATTGCCTTTGATGTAAAGGGTGGATTAGAAGCAGGGAAGAAATTATTAAATAGTTTGGAGTTGTGTACTCTGGCAGTAAGTTTAGGAGATACAGAAACTTTAATTCAGCATCCGGCATCTATGACCCATTCCCCTTATACAGTGGAAGAAAGAGCGGCAGCAGGAATAACTGAGGGATTGGTTAGAATGTCTGTAGGTTTAGAAGATGCAGATGATATTATAGCTGATCTGGAGCAGGGGTTGGCAAAATTATAA
- a CDS encoding M23 family metallopeptidase codes for MRPIQKLLFIIITSVILISCSNSKYYTVKKGDTLYSISQKRDVSVSELKGINNLESNLLYSGQKIYLKPSKNYKGSYHIVKSGDTLYSISKKYDVKVNSLKKINNLKSNTLYRGNKIYLGKMVSKGDLNYSSSSSTTYKNNSKSSTLKNFGQPLKTMSVNSPYGYRDHPVLGRKILHTGVDLKASMNTPVYSPYSGVVTYAGWMNGYGKIIIIDNGNNYETRFAHLNRILIKKGQRVTKGKVIAKSGKTGRVTGPHLHYEIRYKKQSMNPMKL; via the coding sequence ATGAGACCCATACAAAAGTTACTTTTTATAATAATAACTTCGGTTATCTTAATATCATGTTCTAACAGTAAATATTATACAGTAAAAAAAGGAGATACACTGTATTCAATTTCCCAAAAAAGAGATGTTTCAGTTTCAGAATTAAAGGGAATAAATAATTTAGAGAGCAACTTATTATACTCCGGTCAGAAGATATACCTTAAGCCTTCTAAAAATTATAAAGGCAGCTATCATATAGTAAAATCTGGAGACACCCTTTATAGTATCTCAAAAAAATACGATGTAAAAGTTAACAGTTTAAAAAAGATAAATAATTTGAAAAGCAATACACTCTATAGAGGCAACAAGATATACCTAGGTAAGATGGTAAGTAAGGGAGATCTAAACTACAGCTCTAGTTCTTCCACAACATATAAAAACAATTCCAAAAGTTCTACCTTAAAAAACTTTGGACAACCATTAAAGACCATGTCAGTGAACAGTCCCTATGGATACAGGGATCATCCTGTTTTAGGTAGAAAAATATTACATACAGGAGTCGATCTAAAAGCTTCTATGAATACTCCTGTCTATTCACCCTATAGTGGAGTAGTTACCTATGCAGGCTGGATGAACGGATATGGGAAGATCATTATTATAGATAATGGAAATAATTATGAAACAAGATTTGCACACTTAAATAGAATTTTGATAAAAAAAGGGCAGAGAGTCACTAAGGGAAAAGTTATAGCTAAATCTGGAAAGACAGGTAGAGTTACTGGTCCCCACCTGCACTATGAGATCAGGTATAAAAAACAATCTATGAATCCTATGAAATTATAA
- the yqeB gene encoding selenium-dependent molybdenum cofactor biosynthesis protein YqeB, whose translation MSELVIVRGGGDLASGVIQKFHRSGFRVLVLETEKPSFIRRAVCYGEAVYEKEIILEESKAILAHKIDEVDKILDGGNIAVIVDPSGDTIKKLKPLAVVDAILAKKNLGTNIQMAPITIGIGPGFSAGQDVNIVIETMRGHNLGRLIFSGKAKKNTGIPGVIKGYGRERVIYSEVDGIIKNIKEIGDLVEKNEVIALIGNTEVKAPLSGVLRGLIRGGYQVPNGFKIGDVDPRIDQQQNCYTISDKARSIGGSALEAVLYLRRKI comes from the coding sequence ATGTCTGAATTAGTTATAGTAAGAGGTGGAGGAGATCTCGCTTCTGGTGTGATACAAAAATTTCATAGAAGTGGATTTAGAGTCTTAGTCTTAGAGACAGAAAAGCCTTCTTTTATAAGAAGAGCAGTCTGTTACGGTGAGGCCGTATATGAAAAAGAAATAATCTTAGAGGAGAGTAAAGCTATACTGGCTCACAAAATAGATGAGGTCGATAAAATATTAGATGGCGGAAATATAGCTGTAATTGTGGACCCTTCTGGCGATACAATAAAAAAATTGAAGCCTTTGGCTGTAGTGGATGCTATCCTGGCTAAAAAAAACTTGGGAACAAATATCCAAATGGCTCCTATCACTATAGGTATTGGCCCAGGATTTAGTGCAGGACAAGATGTAAATATTGTCATAGAAACAATGAGGGGTCACAATCTTGGACGCTTAATTTTTTCTGGAAAAGCCAAGAAGAACACTGGTATTCCGGGAGTTATAAAGGGTTATGGAAGGGAAAGGGTTATCTACAGTGAAGTTGATGGGATTATTAAAAATATCAAAGAGATCGGAGATCTTGTGGAAAAAAATGAAGTAATTGCCCTCATAGGTAATACAGAGGTAAAGGCCCCTCTGAGTGGAGTTTTAAGGGGACTTATAAGAGGTGGATATCAAGTTCCCAATGGATTTAAGATAGGAGATGTGGATCCCCGTATAGATCAACAGCAAAATTGCTATACCATATCAGACAAAGCCAGAAGTATTGGTGGATCAGCTTTAGAAGCAGTGTTATATCTAAGGAGAAAGATTTAA
- the modA gene encoding molybdate ABC transporter substrate-binding protein yields MIKKILLVLIVISSLIGCNKGKKEKETVTISIAASLTDGIEEIAKNYTRDTGIEVRINLGGSGSLRKQMEEGAPVDFIFLASKDHIDQLAEKKIIDESKYLLKNSLVVIGNKKINNLKDILTNTEKPLAVGDPDFVPAGRYAREALVKLKLWKSFNDNILFTKDVRSALFYVKISEVDYSIVYKTDAFLLKDKEIYYIDTSLHSPIVYGSGVKVGSIPGKKFSNYLTKNIELFKKYGFKVR; encoded by the coding sequence ATGATAAAAAAAATACTCCTTGTGCTTATTGTAATCTCATCTTTGATAGGCTGTAATAAAGGCAAGAAAGAAAAGGAAACTGTTACTATAAGTATAGCAGCCAGTCTCACCGATGGTATCGAAGAAATTGCAAAAAACTATACAAGAGATACAGGTATAGAAGTTAGAATAAATCTAGGTGGATCTGGTTCCCTCAGAAAGCAAATGGAAGAAGGAGCCCCGGTAGATTTTATATTCTTAGCTTCTAAAGATCATATAGACCAGCTTGCAGAGAAGAAAATAATTGATGAGAGTAAATATCTCCTGAAAAACAGTCTGGTGGTTATAGGAAACAAAAAAATAAATAATCTCAAAGATATTTTAACAAATACAGAAAAACCACTAGCCGTGGGAGATCCTGATTTTGTCCCAGCAGGCAGATATGCTCGTGAAGCACTTGTAAAGTTAAAATTATGGAAAAGTTTTAACGACAATATCCTCTTTACCAAAGATGTCAGGTCGGCACTTTTTTATGTAAAGATAAGTGAGGTAGATTATTCTATAGTTTATAAAACCGATGCCTTCCTCCTAAAGGACAAAGAGATCTATTATATTGACACTTCCCTTCACTCCCCAATAGTATATGGATCAGGAGTAAAAGTAGGAAGTATTCCAGGAAAGAAATTCAGCAATTACCTGACTAAAAATATAGAACTCTTTAAAAAATATGGATTTAAGGTGAGATAG
- the modB gene encoding molybdate ABC transporter permease subunit: protein MILEASKLSLKIALISTLITIILSFILALFISKGNRKRDKLIEGFISFPLFFPPSVLGYILLILLGKNGILGRILAIYGIEIIFTWKAGVIACVLVSLPMAYQCIKAGFLEIDREHIEAAFEMGATKLEMCRYVFFPLIRKNIGAGVVLSFGRSFGEFGATLMIAGNIPGKTQTIPMAIYYAVERGDNHSANILLIIVTCISFTVMWCYNHYWLNNNPKQRDRS from the coding sequence ATGATATTAGAAGCAAGTAAGTTATCTTTAAAGATCGCTCTTATATCTACACTTATAACTATTATTTTAAGTTTTATCCTTGCACTTTTTATCTCCAAAGGTAATAGAAAAAGAGATAAACTAATTGAAGGGTTTATAAGTTTCCCACTGTTTTTCCCCCCTTCGGTTTTGGGATACATACTCCTTATCCTCCTAGGGAAAAATGGAATTCTAGGCAGAATTTTAGCTATCTACGGAATAGAGATAATATTTACTTGGAAGGCAGGAGTCATTGCCTGTGTACTTGTATCTCTTCCTATGGCATATCAATGTATTAAAGCAGGGTTTTTAGAGATAGATCGTGAGCATATAGAAGCAGCCTTTGAAATGGGAGCTACTAAGCTAGAGATGTGCAGGTACGTCTTCTTCCCATTGATCAGAAAAAATATTGGCGCTGGTGTAGTTCTTTCCTTCGGCAGATCTTTTGGAGAATTTGGGGCTACCCTTATGATTGCTGGGAATATCCCAGGGAAAACCCAAACCATACCTATGGCTATCTATTATGCTGTAGAAAGAGGAGATAATCATTCAGCTAATATTCTCTTAATTATAGTAACCTGTATTAGTTTTACTGTTATGTGGTGCTATAATCACTATTGGTTAAATAATAATCCCAAGCAGAGAGATCGTTCTTAA